Proteins co-encoded in one Acidovorax sp. 69 genomic window:
- the gatA gene encoding Asp-tRNA(Asn)/Glu-tRNA(Gln) amidotransferase subunit GatA, translating to MSTTTTNKALHDLGVAELAVGLRDKQFSAVEAAQHFLARAKAHQNLGAYVALNEDITLAQAKAADARIAAGTAGALQGVPIAHKDIFVTRDFPSTAGSKMLAGYQSPFDATVVSKLADAGAVTLGKLNCDEFAMGSSNENSAVAPVGFDAPAPVRNPWDTHRIPGGSSGGSAVAVAARLAPAVTGTDTGGSIRQPASFCGITGIKPTYGRASRYGMIAFASSLDQAGPMARSAEDCALLLSAMCGPDPDRDSTSLDEPAENFSAQLNNSMEGLRIGIPAEFFGEGLAPDVRAAVDAALKEYEKLGAKLVPISLPRTELSIPVYYIIAPAEASSNLSRFDGVKFGHRAKDYTDLVDMYKKTRAEGFGDEVKRRIMIGAYVLSHGYYDAYYLQAQKIRRMIADDFQNAFKSCDVIAGPVAPTVAWKLGDHGNDPLADYLADIFTLPASLAGLPGMSVPAGFGEGGMPVGLQLIGNYFQEARLLNAAHRLQQATDFHLRRPEGF from the coding sequence ATGAGCACTACAACGACCAACAAAGCCCTGCACGACCTGGGCGTTGCCGAGCTGGCAGTCGGCCTGCGCGACAAACAATTTTCTGCCGTCGAAGCCGCCCAGCATTTCCTGGCCCGCGCCAAAGCGCACCAGAACCTGGGCGCCTACGTCGCGCTGAACGAAGACATCACCCTGGCCCAGGCCAAGGCCGCTGATGCGCGCATTGCCGCAGGCACGGCGGGCGCACTGCAAGGTGTGCCGATTGCCCACAAGGACATCTTCGTCACGCGCGATTTCCCCAGCACTGCCGGTTCCAAAATGCTGGCGGGCTACCAATCACCCTTTGACGCCACCGTGGTGAGCAAGCTGGCGGACGCGGGTGCTGTGACGCTGGGCAAGCTCAACTGCGATGAGTTTGCGATGGGTTCGTCCAACGAAAACTCGGCCGTGGCCCCCGTGGGCTTTGACGCCCCGGCCCCCGTGCGCAACCCATGGGACACCCACCGCATCCCCGGCGGCTCATCAGGCGGCAGCGCCGTGGCCGTGGCAGCGCGCCTGGCCCCAGCAGTGACCGGCACCGACACGGGCGGCTCCATCCGCCAGCCCGCATCGTTCTGCGGCATCACCGGCATCAAGCCCACCTATGGCCGCGCGAGCCGCTACGGCATGATCGCGTTCGCGTCCAGCCTCGACCAGGCGGGCCCGATGGCACGCAGCGCCGAAGACTGCGCACTGCTGCTGTCCGCCATGTGCGGCCCGGACCCGGACCGCGACTCCACCTCGCTCGACGAGCCTGCAGAAAATTTCAGCGCCCAGCTGAACAACAGCATGGAAGGCCTGCGCATCGGCATCCCCGCCGAGTTCTTTGGCGAAGGCCTCGCGCCCGATGTGCGCGCCGCCGTGGATGCCGCATTGAAGGAATACGAAAAGCTCGGCGCCAAGCTGGTGCCCATCAGCCTGCCGCGCACCGAGTTGTCCATCCCGGTGTACTACATCATTGCACCGGCAGAAGCATCGTCCAACCTCTCCCGCTTTGACGGCGTGAAGTTCGGCCACCGCGCCAAGGACTACACCGATCTGGTGGACATGTACAAAAAGACCCGCGCCGAAGGTTTTGGCGACGAGGTCAAGCGCCGCATCATGATCGGCGCCTATGTGCTGAGCCATGGCTACTACGACGCCTACTACCTGCAAGCGCAGAAGATCCGCCGCATGATCGCCGACGACTTCCAGAACGCCTTCAAGAGCTGCGACGTCATCGCCGGCCCCGTGGCCCCCACGGTGGCCTGGAAACTGGGCGACCACGGTAACGACCCACTGGCCGACTACCTGGCCGACATCTTCACGCTGCCGGCATCACTGGCAGGTCTGCCGGGCATGAGCGTGCCTGCCGGTTTCGGCGAAGGTGGAATGCCCGTGGGCTTGCAACTCATCGGCAACTATTTCCAGGAAGCCCGCCTTCTGAACGCTGCGCACCGCCTGCAGCAAGCCACCGATTTCCACCTCCGCCGTCCGGAGGGCTTCTGA
- a CDS encoding rod shape-determining protein codes for MFGAFRRYFSTDLAIDLGTANTLIFARDKGIVLDEPSVVAIRHEGGPHGKKVIQAVGREAKAMLGKVPGNIEAIRPMKDGVIADFVITEQMIKQFIKMVHPRTLFTPSPRIIICVPCGSTQVERRAIKDAAEAAGATAVYLIEEPMAAGIGAGLPVSEASGSMVVDIGGGTTEVGVISLGGMVYKGSVRVGGDKFDEAIISYIRRNYGMLIGEPTAEAIKKNIGSAFPGSEVREMEVKGRNLSEGVPRSFTISSNEVLEALTDPLNQIVSAVKNALEQTPPELGADIADRGMMLTGGGALLRDLDRLLAEETGLPVLVAEDPLTCVVRGCGIALERMDRLGSIFTSE; via the coding sequence ATGTTCGGAGCTTTCCGTCGGTATTTCTCCACCGACCTGGCCATTGACCTTGGCACAGCCAACACCCTTATCTTCGCCCGCGACAAAGGCATTGTGCTTGATGAGCCCTCTGTCGTCGCTATCCGCCACGAAGGCGGTCCGCATGGCAAGAAAGTTATCCAGGCCGTAGGCCGCGAAGCCAAGGCCATGCTGGGCAAGGTCCCAGGCAACATCGAAGCCATCCGGCCCATGAAGGATGGCGTCATTGCTGACTTCGTGATCACCGAGCAGATGATCAAGCAGTTCATCAAGATGGTGCACCCGCGCACGCTGTTCACCCCCAGTCCGCGCATCATCATCTGTGTTCCCTGTGGCTCCACCCAGGTCGAGCGCCGCGCCATCAAGGATGCGGCCGAGGCTGCTGGCGCGACCGCCGTCTATCTGATCGAAGAACCCATGGCCGCGGGCATTGGCGCAGGCCTGCCCGTCTCGGAAGCCAGTGGCTCCATGGTCGTCGACATTGGCGGCGGTACCACCGAAGTGGGCGTGATCTCGCTGGGCGGCATGGTCTACAAGGGCAGTGTGCGCGTCGGCGGCGACAAGTTCGACGAAGCCATCATCAGCTACATCCGCCGCAACTACGGCATGTTGATCGGCGAGCCCACGGCAGAAGCCATCAAGAAGAACATCGGCTCGGCCTTTCCCGGCTCCGAAGTGCGCGAGATGGAGGTCAAGGGCCGCAACCTGAGCGAGGGCGTGCCACGCAGCTTCACCATCTCCAGCAACGAAGTGCTGGAGGCGCTGACCGATCCGCTCAACCAGATCGTCTCGGCGGTCAAGAACGCCCTGGAGCAGACCCCTCCCGAACTGGGCGCTGACATTGCCGACCGCGGCATGATGCTGACCGGTGGCGGCGCGCTGCTGCGCGACCTGGATCGTTTGCTGGCCGAGGAAACCGGTCTGCCCGTGCTGGTGGCCGAAGACCCGCTGACCTGTGTGGTGCGCGGCTGCGGTATTGCGCTGGAGCGCATGGACCGCCTGGGCAGCATTTTCACGAGCGAATAA
- the gatC gene encoding Asp-tRNA(Asn)/Glu-tRNA(Gln) amidotransferase subunit GatC: MALTPQDIGRIANLARLELTPSESERMLTQINGFFDIVEQMRAVDTSGVTPLAHPVAAIQDVTLRLREDVASEPNQREANQQSAPAVERGLFLVPKVIE, translated from the coding sequence ATGGCACTGACCCCCCAGGACATCGGCCGCATTGCCAATTTGGCGCGGCTTGAGCTGACCCCCTCCGAAAGTGAGCGCATGCTCACCCAGATCAATGGTTTCTTTGACATCGTGGAACAGATGCGGGCTGTGGATACCTCGGGCGTCACGCCCCTGGCGCACCCCGTGGCCGCCATTCAGGATGTCACACTCCGCCTGCGCGAGGACGTGGCCAGCGAGCCCAACCAGCGCGAAGCCAACCAGCAAAGTGCCCCCGCCGTAGAACGCGGCCTGTTCCTCGTCCCCAAAGTGATCGAGTGA
- the mreC gene encoding rod shape-determining protein MreC, with product MPLGTLERSAPPFFKQGPSALSRLAVFSALALFLMVADARFQLTGPFRQAVSTVLYPVQWLMLKPVEFASHGSGYFQSLKAAQEDLDAARKKMTLMGQRANQAEQLALENGRLRKLLALRDRLETPAQPAEVIYDTADPYTRRVVLDRGQVGGVELGSPVMDEVGVLGQVTRVFPLVSEVTLLVDRDQAIPVLNIRTGVRGVAYGDPVAGHGGGMELRFMPANADIREDDLLTTSGVDGLYPPGLPVARVVRVERRADSAFARIYCVPLAQVQGARHVVVLKPLADNELPRPEPVHPTPATKRGGRK from the coding sequence ATGCCACTCGGTACCCTGGAGCGCAGCGCTCCCCCTTTCTTCAAACAGGGCCCTTCGGCCCTGTCGCGTTTGGCTGTGTTCAGTGCGCTGGCCTTGTTTCTGATGGTGGCCGATGCGCGATTCCAGCTCACCGGGCCTTTTCGCCAGGCAGTGTCGACGGTGTTGTACCCGGTTCAATGGCTGATGCTCAAGCCCGTGGAGTTTGCGAGCCACGGCTCTGGCTATTTCCAGTCGTTGAAAGCGGCACAGGAAGACCTTGATGCTGCGCGCAAGAAGATGACCTTGATGGGCCAGCGCGCCAACCAGGCGGAGCAACTGGCCCTGGAAAACGGGCGGTTGCGCAAATTGCTGGCGCTGCGTGACCGGCTTGAAACGCCTGCCCAGCCTGCCGAGGTGATTTACGACACCGCAGATCCGTACACGCGCCGTGTGGTACTGGACCGGGGGCAAGTGGGCGGCGTAGAGTTGGGCTCTCCCGTCATGGACGAAGTGGGTGTGTTGGGTCAGGTGACGCGTGTATTCCCTCTGGTGAGTGAAGTCACCCTGCTGGTAGACCGTGATCAAGCCATTCCTGTCCTGAACATCCGCACCGGTGTACGCGGTGTGGCGTATGGCGATCCTGTGGCAGGGCACGGAGGAGGCATGGAGTTGCGTTTCATGCCTGCCAACGCCGACATCCGCGAAGACGACTTGCTGACCACCAGCGGCGTGGATGGCCTGTACCCGCCGGGCTTGCCCGTGGCGCGGGTGGTGCGCGTGGAACGCCGGGCCGACTCTGCCTTTGCGCGCATTTACTGCGTACCGCTGGCCCAGGTGCAGGGCGCACGCCATGTGGTGGTCCTCAAGCCGTTGGCCGACAACGAACTGCCGCGTCCCGAACCGGTGCATCCGACGCCCGCAACCAAACGGGGAGGCCGCAAGTGA
- the mreD gene encoding rod shape-determining protein MreD, with protein sequence MIMPRGEPLLMPVNPVFIWASLVAGLAINMLPLGRVVWMPDLLMVLLVFWGVHQPLRIGMGAAFVLGLCMDVSQSALLGQHALSYTVLSFGAIAIHRRLLWFSVPSQALQVFPLFAVAHAVELLLRMVSGGIFPGLWSFLAPLLEALLWPMASWVLLAPQRRPPDSDQNRPL encoded by the coding sequence ATGATCATGCCGCGTGGTGAGCCCCTGCTGATGCCGGTGAATCCGGTGTTTATCTGGGCCAGTCTGGTGGCGGGCCTGGCCATCAACATGCTGCCGCTGGGCCGCGTCGTCTGGATGCCCGACCTGCTCATGGTGTTGCTCGTCTTTTGGGGTGTGCACCAGCCACTGCGCATCGGCATGGGGGCCGCCTTCGTGCTGGGGCTGTGCATGGACGTGAGCCAATCGGCCCTGTTGGGGCAACATGCCTTGTCTTACACCGTGTTGTCCTTTGGGGCCATCGCCATTCACCGCCGGTTGTTGTGGTTCAGTGTCCCCTCGCAGGCGCTGCAGGTGTTTCCCTTGTTTGCAGTGGCCCACGCCGTCGAGCTGTTGCTGCGCATGGTTTCCGGGGGCATATTCCCGGGGCTGTGGAGCTTCTTGGCGCCCTTGCTGGAAGCGCTCCTTTGGCCCATGGCCAGCTGGGTGCTGCTGGCGCCCCAGCGCCGTCCGCCCGACAGCGATCAGAACCGACCCTTGTGA